In Rosa chinensis cultivar Old Blush chromosome 1, RchiOBHm-V2, whole genome shotgun sequence, a genomic segment contains:
- the LOC112183611 gene encoding tubulin-folding cofactor A, which yields MATVRNLKIKTGTCKRLVREFHSYEKEVEREAAKTADMKGKGADPYDLKQQENVLAESRMMIPDCRKRLEASLAELKGTLAELEEELNQKEGPEIEEARTIIAEVDKLFQTTEA from the exons ATGGCAACTGTAAGGAATCTGAAAATCAAGACTGGCACTTGTAAACGCCTCGTTAGGGAGTTTCATTCTTATGAGAAAGAGGTTGAGAGAGAGGCTGCAAAAACAGCAGACATGAAGGGGAAAGGAGCTGATCCTTATGACCTCAAGCAACAG GAAAATGTGCTGGCTGAATCAAGGATGATGATTCCCGATTGTCGAAAGCGCCTGGAGGCCTCACTAGCTGAGTTAAAAGGAACTTTG GCTGAGTTGGAAGAAGAGTTGAACCAGAAGGAAGGCCCTGAAATTGAAGAAGCTCGGACCATTATTGCAGAAGTCGATAAGTTGTTCCAGACAACAGAAGCCTAG
- the LOC112194555 gene encoding uncharacterized protein LOC112194555 has product MDPQAFIRLSIGSLGLRIPGTALKSEKSGIHAFSSPCLCEIRLRGFPVQTVSVPLLSSPEAAPDTHSIASSFYLEHSDVKAMLVPGCFYNPHACLEIAVFTGRKGSHCGVGVKRQQIGTFKLEVGPEWGAGKPVVLFSGWIGIGKNKQESGKLSVELHLRVRLDPDPRYVFQFDDVTRLSPQIVQLQGSNKQPIFSCRFSRDRVPQVDPLSNYWSGSVDDSNLETERRERKGWKVTIHDLSGSAVAAAFITTPFVPSTGCDWVARSNPGAWLIVSPDPCRPESWQPWAKLEAWRERGSIRDSVCCRIRLLSECQEAAELLMSEIHINAEKGGEFFIDTDRQMQAAAAAAPPLPSPQSSGDYAALGPVVGGFVMSCRVQGEGKSSKPLVQLAMRHVTCVEDAAIFMALAAAADLSIEACRPFRRKIRKPSCPSL; this is encoded by the exons ATGGATCCTCAGGCTTTTATTAGGTTGTCAATAGGCTCACTGGGATTGAGGATTCCTGGAACAGCTTTGAAATCTGAAAAGTCTGGGATTCATGCATTCTCTTCTCCATGTTTGTGTGAAATTCGCCTTCGGGGATTCCCTGTGCAGACAGTATCAGTCCCCTTACTATCATCTCCTGAAGCTGCACCTGATACTCATAGCATAGCCTCAAGTTTTTATCTTGAACATTCAGATGTCAAAGCGATGCTGGTACCTGGCTGTTTCTACAACCCACATGCGTGTCTGGAGATTGCTGTTTTTACAGGGAGGAAAGGATCCCATTGTGGCGTAGGGGTCAAAAGGCAGCAAATTGGGACATTTAAGCTGGAGGTTGGTCCTGAATGGGGAGCAGGAAAGCCAGTTGTCCTTTTCAGTGGGTGGATTGGTATTGGCAAAAACAAGCAGGAGAGTGGAAAACTGAGTGTGGAGCTTCATTTGAGAGTAAGACTTGATCCTGATCCAAGATATGTTTTCCAGTTTGATGATGTGACAAGACTAAGTCCGCAGATTGTTCAGCTTCAAGGTTCCAATAAGCAGCCTATTTTCAGCTGCAGGTTTAGCCGAGACAG GGTTCCCCAGGTGGATCCACTGAGCAATTACTGGTCAGGTTCTGTGGATGATTCTAATCTTGAgacagaaaggagagagagaaaaggatgGAAGGTGACGATACATGATCTTTCTGGCTCTGCTGTTGCAGCAGCCTTTATAACCACTCCATTTGTGCCATCAACAGGTTGTGATTGGGTTGCAAGATCAAATCCAGGAGCTTGGTTGATTGTTAGTCCTGATCCTTGCAGGCCTGAGAGCTGGCAGCCATGGGCAAAGCTTGAGGCATGGCGGGAGCGTGGTAGCATCAGAGATTCTGTTTGCTGCCGAATTCGCCTTTTGTCTGAATGCCAGGAAGCAGCAGAGCTTCTCATGTCTGAAATCCACATCAATGCTGAAAAGGGTGGTGAGTTTTTCATCGACACCGACAGACAGATGCAAGCAGCTGCAGCAGCAGCCCCTCCGCTACCAAGTCCACAAAGCAGTGGAGACTATGCGGCTTTGGGTCCAGTTGTAGGTGGTTTTGTCATGAGCTGTAGAGTACAAGGAGAAGGAAAAAGCAGCAAGCCATTAGTACAACTAGCAATGAGGCATGTGACATGTGTTGAAGACGCTGCCATCTTCATGGCTCTTGCAGCGGCTGCGGATCTCAGCATTGAGGCATGTAGGCCTTTCCGTCGGAAGATCAGAAAACCATCTTGCCCTTCTTTATGA